The following proteins come from a genomic window of Diprion similis isolate iyDipSimi1 chromosome 8, iyDipSimi1.1, whole genome shotgun sequence:
- the LOC124408773 gene encoding protein FAM32A translates to MSENSGTDEYAHVAKGPLKLKCDPATIKKKKKKKEKEKKMIEMAKIIEEEKPKAVELKRTKAEMAFQKMQEKMQTERIKQKASMTHKQRVEEFNRHLDSLTEHFDIPKVSWTK, encoded by the exons ATGTCTGAAAATTCGGGAACTGACGAATACGCGCATGTAGCCAAAGGACCTTTGAAGTTGAAATGTGACCCAGCAACGATAAAGAA aaaaaagaagaagaaggaaaaggagaagaagatgATAGAAATGGCAAAGATTATTGAGGAAGAAAAACCAAAAGCAGTTGAACTTAAGAGAACCAAGGCAGAAATGGCTTTCCAAAAGATGCAGGAGAAAATG CAAACGGAAAGGATCAAACAAAAAGCATCAATGACGCACAAACAGCGTGTAGAAGAATTCAACAGGCACTTAGACAGTCTAACAGAGCACTTTGATATACCGAAAGTCAGTTGGACTAAATAA